The following coding sequences lie in one Dysgonomonas mossii genomic window:
- a CDS encoding fusion protein → MTKLYSLFAGTTTDTEVKAVAENQIIQMEGYSYDRYVVHKTTHDKYGYHYHLINLRTLDMQQSEIIKPLSQKFGIGMYYDENNIEFMSEEEVIELYAKAKAKEDAEQEKERQENEHRKAIREIGRKWLNENLRQDAKAIIVARLKADESDSQTDYYASKVTRTVILGFSKHKRDIFSEMRKYAPNFEETAHLEIYNEEYEHREKYSMGAGYYLGESKYSGWIIEKSPIYDRKNKIDEFAYVAGCPDGIYINKNNDNNTSIQNEKEPTLQFESDNLSFEIVDYSEKAIALFGDTKEIKDLLKAMGGKFNPRLTHNNEKQAGWIFSKTKKEELQTVLNLNK, encoded by the coding sequence ATGACTAAATTATATTCATTGTTCGCAGGAACAACAACCGATACAGAAGTTAAAGCAGTAGCAGAAAACCAAATCATCCAAATGGAAGGATACTCCTATGACCGTTATGTAGTCCACAAAACCACACACGACAAATACGGCTATCATTATCATCTGATTAATCTCCGTACGCTTGATATGCAACAATCTGAAATCATTAAACCATTAAGCCAAAAGTTTGGAATCGGTATGTATTACGATGAAAACAATATTGAGTTTATGTCCGAAGAAGAAGTCATTGAACTCTATGCCAAAGCAAAGGCTAAAGAAGATGCAGAACAGGAAAAGGAAAGACAAGAGAATGAACACAGAAAAGCGATAAGGGAGATTGGTCGTAAATGGCTGAATGAAAACCTACGCCAAGATGCTAAAGCAATCATTGTGGCTCGTTTAAAAGCAGATGAATCCGACTCACAAACGGACTACTATGCCTCAAAAGTCACACGTACTGTAATTTTAGGCTTTTCCAAGCACAAACGTGATATATTCTCCGAAATGCGAAAGTATGCTCCAAACTTTGAAGAAACAGCCCATCTGGAAATCTATAACGAGGAGTATGAACACAGGGAAAAGTATTCAATGGGTGCAGGGTATTATCTGGGAGAAAGCAAATACAGCGGATGGATCATTGAAAAATCCCCGATATATGACAGAAAGAACAAGATTGATGAATTTGCCTATGTGGCAGGATGTCCCGATGGTATTTACATCAATAAGAATAATGACAATAATACTTCTATTCAAAACGAAAAAGAACCAACTCTTCAATTTGAATCGGATAACCTCTCTTTTGAGATAGTTGATTATTCAGAGAAAGCAATTGCCCTGTTTGGAGATACCAAAGAAATCAAAGATTTACTCAAAGCAATGGGTGGAAAATTCAATCCTAGACTGACACATAACAATGAAAAACAAGCAGGATGGATATTTTCCAAAACCAAGAAAGAAGAATTACAAACAGTATTGAACCTAAATAAATAA
- a CDS encoding DMT family transporter codes for MKYLYLALAIIFEVIGSSSMKASDGFTKWLPTVIVAITYLICFYFLSLTLKSMPLGLAYAIWGGLGIVLTAIISVLIFKQSMDLPAIIGVILIVSGVFVMNFFSKTLSH; via the coding sequence ATGAAATACTTATATTTAGCATTAGCTATAATTTTTGAAGTTATAGGCTCTTCCAGTATGAAGGCTTCTGATGGTTTTACTAAATGGTTACCTACAGTAATAGTCGCCATAACTTATTTAATCTGTTTCTACTTTTTATCACTGACATTGAAATCGATGCCTTTAGGTTTGGCTTATGCTATATGGGGTGGTTTAGGTATAGTATTAACTGCAATTATTTCAGTTTTAATATTTAAACAATCTATGGATTTACCCGCGATTATTGGTGTAATTTTAATCGTGTCTGGTGTTTTTGTTATGAATTTCTTCTCAAAAACATTAAGTCATTAA
- a CDS encoding PcfK-like family protein, giving the protein MKSTAYFTRTILTHLEQRASVDPLFAQSFANLNKNIDDCCTYILNEVQKSGCNGFTDDEVYSMAVHYYDEENIEVGKPIDARIAVNHVVELTEDEKQQARQDAIQKAQNDAYNKMMQPKKKTTAKQTANTNQLSLF; this is encoded by the coding sequence ATGAAATCAACAGCATATTTTACACGAACCATATTAACCCATTTAGAACAAAGGGCATCTGTAGACCCTTTGTTCGCCCAATCATTCGCTAACCTGAATAAGAACATTGACGATTGTTGTACTTACATTTTAAACGAAGTACAAAAAAGCGGTTGTAATGGCTTCACCGATGATGAAGTCTACTCAATGGCTGTGCATTATTACGATGAAGAAAATATAGAAGTTGGTAAACCGATCGATGCCCGAATTGCCGTAAACCATGTAGTAGAACTGACAGAGGATGAAAAACAACAGGCACGGCAAGACGCTATTCAGAAAGCACAGAATGATGCCTATAACAAGATGATGCAACCCAAGAAGAAGACAACAGCTAAACAAACAGCCAATACCAACCAACTAAGCCTATTCTGA
- a CDS encoding DUF559 domain-containing protein codes for MDIKTLINRLRVRIEDDYSEYSETYSENIFEIIDNYINNDKYSDLEKAFYLILNQYPNDTKNYFVKPNEMVLIPDVYNMGSPGIEYEVDFAIYGGVLNNPIKIAIECDGIRSHRQKHSNKDRKKDVNFQAAGWIVIRFGSNEIHEELAKYENQENYTSDFLQYIENVINETSQIITWRSYAKADFRSRLTGYKWGFILCPLCGKSQMGELNHIKHVCRHCGEKFKREVISSENVKYEHNGILYFD; via the coding sequence ATGGATATAAAAACTTTAATAAATCGTCTACGTGTTAGGATAGAGGATGATTATTCTGAATATAGTGAGACATATTCAGAAAATATATTCGAGATAATTGACAATTATATAAATAACGATAAATATTCTGATTTAGAAAAAGCGTTTTATCTGATATTGAATCAATATCCTAATGACACGAAGAATTATTTTGTCAAGCCGAATGAAATGGTTCTTATACCAGATGTATATAATATGGGAAGTCCTGGAATAGAATATGAAGTAGATTTTGCTATTTATGGAGGTGTGTTAAATAATCCAATAAAGATCGCAATTGAATGTGATGGAATTCGTTCTCATAGACAAAAACATAGTAATAAAGACAGAAAAAAGGACGTAAACTTTCAGGCGGCAGGTTGGATTGTTATTAGATTTGGCTCAAATGAAATTCATGAAGAGTTGGCGAAGTATGAAAATCAAGAAAATTACACGTCCGATTTTTTACAGTATATAGAAAATGTAATAAATGAAACTTCGCAGATAATCACATGGAGGTCATATGCGAAAGCTGACTTTAGAAGTAGGTTAACAGGATATAAGTGGGGATTTATACTTTGCCCACTATGTGGAAAAAGCCAAATGGGAGAATTGAATCATATAAAACATGTCTGTAGGCATTGTGGTGAAAAATTCAAAAGAGAGGTTATTTCAAGTGAAAATGTAAAATATGAACATAACGGAATATTGTATTTTGATTAA
- the hxsD gene encoding His-Xaa-Ser system protein HxsD, with product MTDFRQITENTVHFSVDTLIYNDTVISKVLYWLSDLYLINRNISTDTIQSIELRKKDGIFTQEEVDQLDRKINQDFIDYKVRDIVGQETRNIRDILYVKAFANNDEFEDYMLTGE from the coding sequence ATGACTGATTTTAGACAAATAACAGAGAATACAGTACATTTTTCAGTTGATACTCTGATTTACAATGATACAGTTATATCAAAAGTATTGTATTGGCTATCGGATCTATACCTCATAAACCGTAATATTTCAACCGATACCATTCAATCTATTGAACTCAGGAAGAAAGACGGAATTTTTACTCAAGAGGAAGTTGATCAGCTAGATAGAAAAATCAATCAGGACTTTATCGATTACAAAGTTCGGGATATTGTCGGACAAGAGACAAGGAATATTCGAGATATTCTTTATGTCAAGGCTTTTGCTAATAATGATGAGTTTGAAGATTATATGTTAACCGGAGAATAA
- a CDS encoding LexA family protein codes for MDKKALEIFRAEVNTELSLPIADGGIKAGFPSPAQDFMDLAIDLNKELVRHPASTFYGRVRGDSMQDAGVYDGDILIIDKSLEPRNGDMAVCFVDGEFTIKYIKIEKDIVWLIPANDSYNPIKITEDNDFLIWGIVTYSIKKQR; via the coding sequence ATGGATAAGAAAGCTCTTGAAATATTTCGTGCAGAAGTAAATACTGAATTATCACTGCCTATAGCTGATGGTGGAATCAAAGCTGGATTCCCAAGTCCGGCACAGGATTTTATGGATTTGGCTATTGACTTGAATAAAGAGTTGGTACGTCATCCTGCCAGTACATTCTATGGTCGTGTTCGTGGAGATAGTATGCAAGATGCGGGTGTTTACGATGGAGATATATTGATTATTGATAAATCGCTGGAGCCGCGAAACGGAGATATGGCAGTCTGCTTTGTCGATGGTGAATTCACGATTAAATATATTAAAATAGAAAAAGATATTGTTTGGCTTATACCTGCTAATGACAGCTATAACCCTATCAAAATAACAGAAGATAATGATTTCCTTATCTGGGGTATTGTAACTTACTCAATAAAAAAACAGAGGTAG
- a CDS encoding PcfJ domain-containing protein yields MKPKNKFQQQVVEASKTLSAITKEQIQWGYNNAIEYLGYRSKKGIVTCSKCGHSWQGEGELITTILGCDCPNCKSKLTVKVTAKRTFNDSYYMTVIDAHKGYQVLRTIMLGYTSKIGELPEYSASEVMQRWITPNGKYCTFARLRQTMGTMYYDSWIFHTPLELRQEIDVYNRIYTGAVYPTQKLIPELKRAGYKKALYNQKPLDLFRILLTDSKAETLIKAGYAKLLKRIMDSGWKSINNYWQSIKICIRNNYKIKDATLWCDYIDLLRFFGKDLHNAKYVCPDNLKAEHDRYVAKKVKADVQLEIEKKLAKEDSYREAKAKFFGLIFSDGLINVRVLESVAEIINEGKAMHHCVGSYHSKEDSLILSACIDGKRIETIEVSISQLKVIQSRGICNKNTKYHNQIIDLVNQNIPLIEERLAA; encoded by the coding sequence ATGAAACCAAAGAATAAATTTCAACAACAAGTTGTAGAAGCGAGCAAGACATTATCTGCTATTACCAAAGAACAGATACAATGGGGATATAATAATGCAATTGAATATCTGGGTTATCGCTCAAAGAAAGGGATTGTAACCTGTTCCAAGTGCGGACACTCATGGCAAGGAGAAGGAGAACTGATTACAACTATCTTAGGTTGTGATTGCCCGAACTGTAAATCAAAGCTGACTGTAAAAGTTACAGCCAAACGGACATTCAATGACAGCTATTATATGACTGTTATTGATGCCCATAAAGGATATCAGGTACTACGCACTATTATGTTAGGATATACGAGCAAAATCGGAGAACTACCCGAATATAGTGCGTCCGAAGTGATGCAACGTTGGATTACTCCCAATGGGAAGTATTGCACATTTGCTCGTCTTCGGCAGACAATGGGGACAATGTATTACGATTCGTGGATATTTCATACTCCATTGGAATTAAGACAAGAGATTGATGTTTATAACAGGATCTATACAGGTGCAGTATATCCAACACAAAAACTAATACCCGAACTAAAACGTGCAGGCTATAAGAAAGCTTTATACAATCAGAAACCATTAGATCTATTCCGTATACTACTAACAGATAGTAAAGCTGAAACGCTAATCAAAGCAGGATATGCCAAGCTATTAAAGCGTATTATGGATAGCGGATGGAAGAGTATTAATAACTATTGGCAATCGATTAAAATATGTATTCGTAATAACTACAAAATCAAAGATGCTACCCTTTGGTGCGATTATATTGACTTACTTCGCTTCTTTGGCAAAGACTTGCATAATGCAAAATATGTTTGTCCCGATAATTTGAAAGCAGAGCATGACCGCTATGTAGCTAAAAAAGTAAAAGCAGATGTTCAATTAGAAATAGAAAAGAAACTCGCAAAAGAAGATTCATACAGAGAAGCTAAAGCCAAGTTCTTTGGTCTTATATTTTCAGATGGACTAATTAATGTTCGAGTCTTGGAAAGTGTCGCAGAGATAATCAACGAAGGTAAAGCCATGCACCATTGTGTCGGCAGTTACCATTCAAAAGAAGATTCGCTGATTCTTTCGGCTTGTATAGATGGAAAACGGATTGAAACAATAGAAGTTTCAATTTCTCAACTAAAGGTTATTCAATCGAGAGGTATTTGTAATAAGAATACTAAATACCACAATCAAATAATTGATCTTGTCAATCAGAATATTCCACTTATAGAAGAACGATTAGCAGCATAA
- the hxsC gene encoding His-Xaa-Ser system radical SAM maturase HxsC yields MIKIELDINSNDNSLFVTAQCNNRCLMCSQPPLNRNDIDLLFERNLAIIESAPSELADIGITGGEPTLLADKLFLLIDKVKEKLPEAQIHILSNGRAFSNRDYVKKLASVGNDRLLLGIPLHSDYLHDHDYIAQAIGSYNETVKGLYNLAEFNIRIELRIVINKINYPRLPQLSNFIYKNLPFVTHISFMGLEDTGYSIKNHERVWIDPIDFQDQLEIAVISLATWGLDVSIFNLPLCSLPSSLHEFARKSISDWKVKYLEECSLCSVKPECCGLFATSKGEYKVTPFL; encoded by the coding sequence ATGATTAAAATTGAATTAGATATTAACTCCAACGACAACTCCCTTTTTGTTACAGCACAATGTAATAATAGGTGCCTGATGTGCTCACAGCCTCCGCTAAACAGGAATGATATAGACTTATTATTCGAACGTAATTTGGCGATTATTGAGTCTGCTCCTTCTGAATTAGCTGATATTGGAATAACAGGAGGAGAACCTACATTATTAGCTGACAAACTCTTTCTGTTAATAGATAAAGTAAAAGAGAAACTACCCGAAGCCCAAATACATATACTATCCAATGGGCGAGCTTTTTCAAATAGAGACTATGTGAAGAAACTTGCATCTGTTGGTAATGATAGATTATTATTGGGAATTCCTCTACATTCCGACTACTTGCATGATCATGATTATATTGCACAAGCGATAGGATCATATAATGAGACAGTAAAAGGATTATATAATCTGGCTGAATTTAATATCCGAATAGAACTCCGTATTGTTATCAATAAAATAAATTATCCACGTCTACCGCAGCTATCGAATTTTATATACAAGAATCTGCCCTTTGTTACTCATATCTCTTTTATGGGATTAGAAGATACTGGCTACAGCATAAAAAATCACGAACGAGTTTGGATAGACCCAATTGATTTTCAAGATCAACTAGAGATAGCTGTAATTAGTCTTGCAACATGGGGATTGGATGTCTCAATTTTCAATCTGCCTCTTTGCTCTTTACCCTCATCATTACATGAGTTTGCCCGCAAATCAATTTCTGATTGGAAAGTAAAATATCTAGAGGAATGTAGTCTTTGTTCAGTGAAGCCTGAGTGTTGTGGGTTATTTGCTACATCTAAAGGGGAATATAAGGTTACACCTTTTTTATAG
- a CDS encoding Y-family DNA polymerase, with the protein MYALIDCNNFFVSCERVFNPALNNRPVVVLSNNDGCVISRSNEAKALGIKMGVPFFQIRELVKQYKVAVYSTNFTLYGDMSDRVMKTLSKLVPDMEIYSVDEAFLHLHGIEDIANYSKRIIRTVTKNTGISVSIGVAPTKTLGKIANHFAKKYKAYNNVCIIDSEEKRIKALQKTPISDVWGIGRRHTKMLEYQGVKTAYDLTQKTRSWVRDKMTVIGERTWLELQGIPCIEKDELSAKKQQICTSRSFGQPITEYNNLLESIAALASLSVAKLRKQKTVTKGVYIFVQTDRFEEDVYKPSKVVPLSFYTSDTAEIIGYCRQALDSIYLPNLEYKRAGVVLIDITPEEYALRDLFDEKDRDKQQRLNQTLDEINKKNGRDSIKLAIEGNGYSKNIRQEHLSKRFTTNLNDIIEINV; encoded by the coding sequence ATGTACGCCCTGATCGACTGTAATAACTTCTTTGTTTCATGTGAACGGGTTTTCAACCCGGCATTGAACAATCGTCCTGTTGTTGTACTCAGCAACAACGATGGTTGTGTTATATCACGTAGCAATGAAGCCAAAGCATTAGGTATCAAAATGGGAGTACCATTTTTTCAAATAAGAGAGCTCGTCAAACAATATAAAGTTGCAGTATATTCTACAAATTTTACTCTTTATGGAGACATGTCTGATCGGGTAATGAAAACTTTATCCAAGCTTGTTCCTGACATGGAAATATATTCTGTTGACGAAGCTTTTCTGCATCTTCACGGAATAGAGGATATTGCCAATTATAGCAAGCGTATCATTCGGACAGTCACAAAGAATACAGGCATTTCTGTGTCAATCGGTGTTGCTCCAACAAAGACTTTGGGGAAAATAGCTAATCATTTTGCAAAGAAATACAAGGCCTATAACAATGTATGTATTATTGACAGCGAAGAGAAGCGTATCAAGGCATTACAAAAAACACCTATAAGTGATGTTTGGGGCATAGGGCGTCGCCACACAAAGATGCTTGAATATCAAGGAGTAAAAACTGCCTATGATTTAACACAAAAGACTCGATCATGGGTCAGAGATAAGATGACTGTAATCGGGGAACGTACCTGGCTCGAATTACAAGGCATTCCCTGTATTGAAAAAGACGAACTGTCGGCTAAGAAACAACAGATATGTACTTCCCGAAGTTTCGGGCAGCCAATTACTGAATACAACAATCTACTGGAGTCTATCGCTGCATTAGCCTCTCTGAGTGTAGCTAAATTGAGGAAACAGAAAACTGTAACCAAAGGTGTTTATATTTTCGTGCAAACTGATAGATTCGAAGAGGATGTATATAAACCCTCAAAAGTTGTTCCTTTGTCATTTTACACATCGGATACAGCCGAGATTATCGGTTACTGCCGTCAGGCTTTGGATTCTATTTATTTGCCGAATCTGGAATATAAAAGGGCTGGAGTTGTATTGATTGATATTACCCCCGAAGAATATGCCCTGCGGGATCTCTTTGATGAAAAAGATCGCGATAAGCAACAGCGATTAAACCAGACTTTGGATGAGATAAATAAAAAGAATGGACGTGACTCTATAAAACTTGCTATTGAAGGAAACGGTTATAGTAAGAACATCCGTCAAGAACATCTTTCAAAGCGATTCACAACTAATCTTAATGATATAATCGAAATTAATGTTTAG
- a CDS encoding Crp/Fnr family transcriptional regulator, whose translation MSVGLLKLVALFSYYKCYIYNMNPLITLCRKFGPISLDIEKELNLKTQSKIYEKDTFFIKEGQIVSSLFVIEKGLVRSFYMKEEREITDWFGFENIPLGATMPLFFNRPSLQNIQFLETSIIHYISNSDLNVLYNKYNEMNTIGRRMTEELCRIMEERSWSLQTESAEQRYLNLIKSEPEILQRVSLGHIASYLGITQETLSRIRSKRI comes from the coding sequence ATGAGTGTAGGACTACTTAAATTAGTAGCCCTATTTTCTTATTATAAATGCTATATTTACAATATGAATCCTTTGATAACATTGTGCAGGAAATTTGGACCTATATCTCTTGATATTGAGAAAGAACTTAATCTTAAAACTCAAAGCAAGATTTATGAAAAAGATACTTTCTTCATTAAGGAAGGGCAGATAGTATCCAGTCTATTCGTTATAGAAAAAGGTCTTGTTCGTTCATTTTATATGAAAGAGGAACGAGAGATAACAGATTGGTTTGGTTTTGAAAATATCCCTTTAGGAGCAACAATGCCTTTATTCTTCAATCGTCCTTCTTTGCAAAATATTCAATTTTTGGAGACTTCAATAATTCATTATATTTCCAATTCAGACCTCAATGTACTTTATAACAAATACAATGAGATGAATACCATTGGGAGGCGTATGACAGAAGAATTGTGTCGGATCATGGAAGAAAGAAGCTGGTCTTTACAAACTGAATCGGCTGAACAACGATACCTGAATCTAATAAAGTCCGAACCTGAAATATTACAACGTGTATCATTGGGACATATAGCATCTTATCTGGGTATTACCCAAGAAACATTAAGTAGAATAAGGAGTAAACGAATTTGA
- the hxsB gene encoding His-Xaa-Ser system radical SAM maturase HxsB: MYYLLPFRFDRIDNNEILVNEVGDFLITPLGTAKRIAHKEIGTNEELYKDLISSFFISETPIPYLIDNLAARLRTKKSFLDHFASLHIFVLTLRCNQNCIYCQASSKECYGSLYDMSKDTMLKSIDLMFKSPSPSITMEFQGGEPSLMADLLLFAISATQEKNVIYQKEITYVLCTNSVNLTDEVLSICETYKILISTSLDGPEELHNHNRGKIDSYSRVVKGIEKARNILGIDRVSALMTASEESVNHPEEIIDAYIDNGFHSIFLRALNPYGMASQYADWNEYYDRFILFYKKALDYILELNKNGTYFIEEFTALILRKILTPFSIGFVDLQSPAGIINSVIVYNYDGYVYASDESRMLTEHGDNTFRLGHVNDPYENIFYGRKAQEIALIWANETIAGCSECVYQSYCGADPVRNHSTQGDMYGFRPTSSFCKKHKQIIQHIFSLLINREEEVLPIFKRWINNSVG, translated from the coding sequence ATGTATTACTTATTACCTTTTCGATTTGACCGCATTGATAATAATGAGATTCTTGTTAATGAAGTTGGAGATTTTCTGATTACTCCTCTTGGTACAGCTAAAAGAATTGCACACAAAGAAATTGGAACGAACGAGGAACTGTATAAAGATCTTATTTCTTCTTTTTTTATCAGTGAAACACCAATACCATACCTAATAGATAATCTTGCAGCCCGACTAAGAACAAAAAAATCTTTCTTAGATCATTTTGCATCCTTACATATATTTGTATTGACCTTGCGATGCAATCAAAATTGCATTTATTGTCAGGCATCCAGTAAAGAGTGCTACGGTTCATTATATGACATGAGCAAAGACACAATGCTAAAATCCATTGATCTGATGTTTAAATCGCCTTCGCCTTCAATAACTATGGAGTTTCAAGGCGGAGAACCTTCTTTGATGGCTGATTTATTGCTTTTCGCAATATCAGCTACACAAGAAAAGAATGTCATTTACCAGAAAGAGATTACTTATGTTTTGTGTACTAATAGTGTAAATCTGACTGACGAAGTTTTATCTATTTGTGAAACATACAAAATCCTGATATCGACATCTCTTGATGGTCCGGAGGAACTACATAATCACAATAGAGGAAAGATTGACAGTTACTCCCGTGTCGTAAAAGGAATTGAGAAAGCCCGAAATATTTTAGGTATAGATAGAGTATCAGCTCTAATGACAGCTTCGGAAGAATCAGTGAATCATCCCGAAGAAATTATTGACGCATATATAGACAATGGTTTTCATAGTATATTCTTAAGAGCCTTAAACCCTTATGGTATGGCTTCCCAATATGCAGATTGGAATGAATATTATGACCGGTTCATTCTTTTTTACAAGAAGGCATTGGATTACATTTTAGAACTGAATAAAAACGGAACTTACTTTATAGAAGAATTCACAGCTTTAATTTTGAGGAAGATATTGACTCCTTTTTCTATCGGTTTTGTAGACCTTCAATCTCCTGCCGGAATTATCAATAGTGTGATTGTATATAACTATGACGGTTATGTGTATGCTTCAGATGAATCCCGGATGTTGACTGAACATGGAGACAATACTTTTCGGCTTGGACATGTCAATGATCCTTACGAGAATATATTCTATGGAAGAAAGGCTCAGGAGATAGCTTTAATCTGGGCAAACGAAACTATTGCAGGCTGCTCGGAATGTGTTTATCAATCTTATTGCGGAGCCGATCCTGTAAGAAACCATTCAACACAAGGTGATATGTATGGTTTTAGACCAACGTCATCCTTCTGCAAGAAACATAAGCAAATAATACAACATATCTTTTCATTACTAATAAACAGAGAAGAGGAGGTATTACCTATATTCAAACGGTGGATTAACAATAGTGTCGGATGA
- the hxsA2 gene encoding His-Xaa-Ser repeat protein HxsA2: protein MKSRFNKILKGIFLTSLTSIVATTNTEASNYDISKLNLDNGKKEPEISPKKDNSQKFVLKFQNDNSYLIAGHRSHRSHSSHRSHSSHRSSSSTYSGGSSRSSSSSSYYYTPSTGSSSGTSNTKSSSSKSTGSGNSSTTNGTSSTSTKKTTSTTAVGEKLNLGDRILKKGMTGTDVTQLKNILIDKKYLSGSFAKGTTLFDNEIEKAVIAFQNKIGIDADGIVDTQTVYFLKK, encoded by the coding sequence ATGAAATCACGCTTTAATAAAATTCTGAAAGGCATCTTTCTGACTTCTCTAACATCTATTGTAGCAACTACAAATACCGAAGCTTCTAACTATGATATCAGTAAACTGAATTTGGATAATGGCAAAAAAGAACCGGAAATAAGTCCTAAAAAAGATAATTCTCAGAAATTCGTATTGAAATTTCAAAATGATAATTCTTATCTGATTGCGGGGCATAGAAGTCATAGATCACATTCTTCACATAGGTCGCATTCTTCACACCGATCAAGTAGTTCGACTTATTCGGGAGGCTCCAGTCGGTCTTCTTCGTCGTCATCCTATTATTATACTCCATCTACAGGTTCATCTTCCGGAACATCCAATACAAAATCGTCAAGTAGTAAATCTACAGGCAGTGGTAATTCGTCTACCACAAATGGAACATCTTCAACTTCAACAAAGAAGACAACATCGACAACTGCTGTGGGGGAAAAACTTAATTTGGGCGATAGAATCTTAAAAAAAGGAATGACCGGAACAGATGTTACACAACTGAAGAATATCTTAATTGATAAAAAATACCTGTCAGGATCTTTTGCAAAAGGAACTACTTTATTTGATAATGAAATAGAAAAAGCAGTTATTGCTTTTCAAAATAAGATAGGAATCGATGCAGACGGTATTGTAGATACACAAACTGTTTATTTTCTGAAAAAATAA